A portion of the Tachysurus vachellii isolate PV-2020 chromosome 14, HZAU_Pvac_v1, whole genome shotgun sequence genome contains these proteins:
- the LOC132856779 gene encoding 4-galactosyl-N-acetylglucosaminide 3-alpha-L-fucosyltransferase 9-like: MRSESPVCLRVVFLVVIILLCAEMLFYILYTHKTTMHHNISKEEEETLCSANHILQEQDTVVLVWMWPFGHEMKQSSCSELFHITGCRLTDDQREYDKAHIVMFHHRDIYRYLSELLRMRRPLLQKWVWMNMESPANSQRLAQLDDLFNLTASYRRDSDIWVPYGRIVAASKEHETFKIPHKDKLVCWIVNNWNLHFKRVRYFTELRKHVWIHTYGGAFKKTLSVKEYYKTISSCKFYLSFENSIYKDYFTEKLFNPLMSGTVPVVLGPPRENYEEVIPSDSFIHVDDFKSPQELAEHLKYMDQNQEAYERYFTWRQYFTAERSYFGLEHACRSCEHIKNNKAYRVFKNLSKWYWG, translated from the coding sequence ATGAGGTCTGAAAGTCCAGTGTGCCTCCGAGTCGTTTTCCTGGTTGTCATCATCCTGCTGTGTGCTGAAATGTTATTCTACATTCTGTACACACATAAAACTACCATGCACCACAACATctctaaagaagaagaagaaactctATGTTCTGCAAACCACATCCTACAGGAGCAGGACACGGTGGTGTTGGTGTGGATGTGGCCGTTTGGACATGAGATGAAGCAGAGTTCCTGCAGCGAGCTGTTCCACATCACTGGCTGTCGCCTAACTGATGACCAACGTGAGTATGACAAAGCTCACATAGTCATGTTTCATCACAGAGACATCTACAGATACCTCTCCGAGCTGCTGAGGATGAGGAGACCACTGCTCCAGAAGTGGGTGTGGATGAACATGGAGTCTCCTGCGAATTCTCAGAGACTAGCTCAGCTGGACGACTTGTTCAACCTGACGGCAAGTTATCGCAGAGATTCGGACATCTGGGTTCCTTACGGGAGAATCGTAGCAGCATCCAAGGAGCATGAAACCTTTAAGATCCCACACAAGGACAAATTAGTCTGCTGGATCGTCAACAACTGGAACTTGCACTTTAAAAGAGTCCGATACTTCACAGAGTTACGGAAACACGTCTGGATTCACACGTACGGTGGGGCCTTTAAAAAAACCCTAAGTGTTAAAGAGTACTATAAAACCATATCGAGCTGTAAGTTCTACTTGTCCTTCGAGAACTCCATTTACAAAGACTACTTCACAGAGAAGCTGTTTAATCCTCTAATGTCTGGGACAGTTCCTGTGGTTCTCGGTCCACCCAGGGAGAACTATGAGGAAGTCATTCCCtcagattcatttattcatgtggACGACTTCAAATCTCCTCAGGAACTGGCAGAACATCTCAAATATATGGACCAGAACCAGGAGGCTTATGAACGCTACTTCACCTGGAGACAATACTTCACTGCTGAACGTTCATATTTCGGTCTAGAACACGCATGTCGTAGCTGTGAGCATATAAAGAACAATAAGGCGTACAGAGTGTTTAAAAATCTCAGTAAGTGGTACTGGGGTTAA